Genomic segment of Apium graveolens cultivar Ventura chromosome 7, ASM990537v1, whole genome shotgun sequence:
attatgcATTCAAATAATGATTCAAATTTTAGGTAtattattcatcttaaaatatccaattttaatatatatattttatgaaacaagtcaatttaatataaaataaattaaataatggGTTGAAGAGATCTAAATTACAAGTTTAtgtataaattaaattttatttgaatattttttgTTTATCAATATTATATCTTacttttttataaaataatttatcatAAGTCACATGTATAACTTATCTTTTTAACATAaatatttaatttctaaaatataGTATAACATATTAAAATTTACATGTATAACtgttttttatttaattttgattatgtaataaaatgttttgtttataaacttcagattttattatttcatgtatttttttaaaaaaaaatagtaGAACActtttttaaattttgaatagGGCACTTAAAATCTCAGGCAAGGCTCTGTGTATAGCTGtatacatatgtgtatatatcaaATTTATCTCTAATACTAAAAGCACATAAGTGGGTGGGTGATTGTTTATATACCCATTTAGATGTTGACTTGCCGACTAAAAGCACCCATTTGGTTTGTACATCACCTGCTTATTGTTTCTTgctaattttttaatatattatctttaatattttcaataaaattaaatattaataaatcatgtatatatatcttgatttttctaaattattactaataatatataaaatatatatttttaatatattaatatctGCTGTATCCACTGTTCTAAAAATtcccgatttttaaaaaaatccccgattaatccttaaaaaatatttggccgatctattttttgaaatccgattaatatttataaattacttttgaattatatatttcataataaataagataaatatattaaatattattaaaatatataaatatatccgATTTTTGTTCCGATTAATCCCTCCGATTAATCAACGATTTACCGATTAATCCCTAATCGGTATCTAAACCGATTAATGACGATTACCGATTTTTACAACCATGGTTGTATCCTGCCGCACACGAATTctcaatttttagaattttccAAATTTTTGTATCCCCGACCGCCCACCAAAACACCTGCACTCAGCACAACAAACTCATTAAAAGTGGGAAGGTATGTTAAGACTATATTCAAATTGTATTAATGAAGAGTGCTCTTTCACTACAAAAAATGTGTTAATACACATTGCTCATTAGACATTGATTCCTTGTGCAACCAATGTCAAATACCCTTGGCAAAAAAAGTGTCCTTTTAGTGTCTAAGAGTAAGTATATTTGTTAGCTATATTAGTAAAAAGAATAGAAATTATCTAAAATTTAGTGTTACGAATCAACTAGTTATAATGATTAGTTTTATTTAAAAAaactgttatttttaaatttcaaCGGTTATCTTTTATTGAAAAAGTTACGAAAAAAATCCTAAAAAAAGTTAAATACTTTTATTTAATTTaagtgaaaataaaatatatatttaataacatatttaatgatatttttgtaatattttaagcaTGATAAAAATTGGTTAACaaacattaattttgtattttataaaacatattattaaattttatttatcataatattttattaatattttataaaatgatagattaaaataattatataagtaATTAATGAATTTGGTTAACAATGATTTTTTTTATAGTTACTTgataaatatttttacatttaaCATTAcgtaaaattaattaattaaatatatagataataattattaaaaataataaatatatatacacttaCACATATTCATTTTCACCTATAAAACATCATCACAAGAATTAGAGGTGATGATGTGAAATAGATATAGGGGCTATAGATGATGTGGAATTGATATAGCTAATGGGAGATgatcaacaaatttgaaagacCATAATTTTAGCTAATGAAAAGAGGCGGTTAAATTGATTAAAATTTTAGATAATAGGTATATTGGGCTACACCTCACAATTTTAGGTAAAAGGTGACTAGGGTTAGAGTTGCTTAAATAATTTGAACTAACCAAAATGATTTATGCTGGTACTTCTGAAGGAAACTGTGGAACCAGACGTATATCCTACAGGAACATTCAGAATTGTTCGTGAATGTAATGCATTCGAGAAGAAGGAAcaataacaaaataaatatatgcTCTGTTAGTTAAATAAGATCTAAATAATAAACAAAATGTCACCTTGTTTAAACATTGATAATTAAGCAGAAGATAGTAGATTAGAAAGAAGAGACTAAAGTCTACACGGTAGAGCATTTGCTAGGCATTATTACTTCGCAATCTTGGTAGGTGAAGAAATTGCATCACAATATATATAAAGCTCAAAAGTTCCTTGACATACTTTTCATAGCAAAAACGAGCACCTTCATGCTACTAACGCAGACATATGATGCTCCTAATAGTGACAGCCGCACTTTCAAAGCAAAATCAGCAACTACGCCTGAAATGCAAGTACCTAGGAGAGTAATCACAGCAACAAACATGATCAATCCATGCTCGTACAGTTATAAATTGCTAATAAGAGTACCTATTAGGACTGGACTGTTTAGCATAACATCGACTTGTCTAGATGATTAACACATAAAGAGAGATGAAGAGTTTTTATATCATAagttacactacaagaaaaaagggCGTTTCCTACCGGCGTTTTGGTAGGAAAAGGGGTCAATTCCTACCAAGCGACATGGTAGGGATTGCTCAGGTCGGAAATGCTTGTCGGTAGAAATTGATGCTTGCATTTCAATATTGACCCCACATGACAAGTGGCTGCCCATGTGGAGTGCCACCTGGAAGCCACGTCATGTGCCACGTCACACCAACATGGACCCCTTTTGCTGAGTTGCCTTGTGGGTCTCATCTACGTGGCATGCCACGTGTCTATCCACGTGTCGATTAGAACAGTCGAATGACTATTTTTCTACCTGAATTGGTAGGTTTTGTTTGAGTATTTTCTAATAGAATTGGCAGGTGTTGATTAAAATGTGTAATTTCTACTAAGCATTTCCTGCGGTGTTATTCAATTTAATTGAATTAAAACCTACCATTATGGATTTCTAATGGTCATTGTGGTAGGTTATATACCATTTGGGATTTTCGAATGGTCGTTGTGGTAGGTTATATTTGCTAGGATTTTACCATtctttttgtaaaaaaaaatcaaCTTTATGGTCATTTATAAATATAAACAAATGTACAATTCAACAATACATAACTAAAAATCCATAATTAACTACAAAAACCAAATAGTGCAATATCCATAATCAACCATCAACATACATAACCAAACAAGTATCATTTCCGGACATAGTTGTCGGACACTACTAAATTTTCTCCCAACAAGTAGTGCAAAAATAGTCACCAAATATTTAACATAAAACTAAAGTTCCCGACAACTATACCTAGTCCAAATTGACCATAATGCTAACACAAAAGCATAAAATTCAAAAATATCCACAGCCAAAAGCAATTCAAGTCTAAAAGTTTTGCAGATACTTGATCAAATAAGCACTACTAGAAAAAGGGCATTAGACATCGATTCTGAACTGATATCTATTTCATGAGAAACTGATGTCTTCGTGGGTGTAGAGAAAGGTATTTTTTTCACATCAATTCACAACCGTTGTGAAATGTGACCATAGACATCGGTTTCTTTGTTTTCACATCGGTCGAAAACCTTTGTAAAATGTTACCAGTACATCAAGCTCCTTCAAAAACACTAATATATAATATGtacatagacatcagttttaaaCGATGCCTCTTTAATAAACATCAGATTATACCCGATGTTTTGTTACtttaaaactgatgttaaatatatatatactaatgTTAAATATATAGTTGATCTAATCATATATATTacaaaaaattccaaaataaaAACCAACAATTGATATtgtatttaaataatcaaaacataaattattattactaaACCAATTCAAATAATTTTTGTATACAACAAgaaaattaaaacataattttcaagATTACTATATTATCAAAACATATTGCagctagtatatatatatatatatatatatatatatatatatatatatatatatcatcttTGTTTTCCTATCACGAGCATGCCTCCTTGGTCAAACGCATTGTAGCAGCCTTTGGTCTCTTCAGCTTTTGATTGAATCAAAAGCTTCTTGGTTTAACATAACCTGCATGTTGAGTAAGTCTAAACAAATGTTAAGCTGGAACAGTTTGACCAAGCACTCAAATTTTCAGTAAATATAAACAAATTAAAATGGTGGGCAGTTGGCATGTGCGAGAGttgtatatttataattaaatattaataatataatacaGTGAAACAGGAATGTAATAGACAGCTGGTACCTAATATTATTGTGATGCAAGCATAAAGCACCCTAATAACTTCCTATTGATGTACAATAAGTCTCAAAAGTAAGAAAAATGTAGAGCATGGAGAAGTTTCCTGATTAGCATAGCTGATGATACCCATATTTGCCCATACACAGACATGTTTAGGCTTTAAATCTAATGCCTGAATCAAAGTTAAAGCAATATAAATTGATGAAAGTTACAAAGTCAAATACATATTTTCATTATAATTTTTTTAGCATCTTACATATCACTATCTTTAGGTTTATAAGTTCGAATTTATAAAAAAGAATAACAGAGCTAATTAGCACAAAAAGGACAACGGAGAGTGAAGCCTAGTCAAAGAATCACAATTGTACAAAAAATTTTTCTAACAGAAGTAGTATGGCTAACTTATTATACTAAGAATTGTACATGGGCTACTGTTACCTGCACGATAAAATAAAGAAATAGTAGTAAACAATCAGGTTGACAGAACTATATGCAAAGAATTAGAGACAACAGAAAAAAGTTATGTGAGTAGGCTGGCCAACCACTTGATTTACACTGGTGAGTAGTAAATCAAGAGATGCAAATCAACTCCTTTCGGTGCTTTTTCTTCTAACCCAAGTCACATCTCACCATGATCCTAAAAACCAACTTTGTGACATCTCTTCTCTTAATGTGATAACTATGGAGTAATAAACTAAAACAAGGACAAAATACGAATAGGTAAAAATTGTGCAATAGAAGCAACAAACACTGGATCTGGACAATTTTTTTCAGAAAAGTTGGCCTGGCACAAAGGACAGGTGGAGATTGAACTAATGTTTAACTATTAATTTAAGTTGCATGTACTTATTATAATTTATTTGCTCTGTTAAATCATGTCTACACACATCTAAACCTTTTAAAAATCTCTTTAGTGATCCTTTCTTACTTAATGAAGTACACACAATTCTACCTGTTGATATGCCAATATTGCATGGGCACTCTGAACACTATTCGCTGATGTTGAACAAGTTTGTTCCATAAGGAGTATATTACCATAATATAATTAACTAATACATACATATTGCGAAAATACTAAAATGCAAAAAAAAAGAGAATCACAACATTCACTAAAAgtacataaataattaaatatcatgGTCAACAACCCCAAAAAAGATTCAATCGACACTAAATTAAAAAACTAAACCCAACAAGAACACAACAACATGATAAACATTGGATATTGCTTCATATAACGAGTAAAGTTGTAATATAAAAGAGAATTACAATTTCAGTACATAAGTCTATGTATATGACTAACCGGCTCTCTGAGTTTCCTCTAGCATGGCTCAAACCCTTTTGAGAATTTCCGGTCTAGCCAAGCATCGCTAACATCAACAAGATTAATCTGTTcaaaaaatgaaaaagaaaactGAAAAACACAAATTTAGGGCTTGAATCAGGTTGTAGGATTCAATTACCGCTTGTATAGATCTCGATTGTTGTTATAGAAACTCGATTATACCTTGTCGACCTGAAATTTAGGTTGTGTGTATAACTTGTAGAGAAAATTAGGGCTCGGTTTGTATGTGACTGAGAGAGATGGAAGAAGCTGAGTGTGTGATTGACATAATTAGAAGAAGATCGATGAGTGTCATTGAGAGAGATGAGATGCTATCCAAGTGGGAGAGAACGTCGGGATCAGGGTCAGACAGTGAGATAAGAGGGAAATTAGATTAGATTAGAGGGggaaatattttgggataaaattttAGCAAAGAAAAAGGGGGAATTATTCCAGCcttgtatttttcttttttttaaattttcacgTAGACAACGGTTGCTTAACAACTGATGTGGATTATAGACATTAATATCGGTCGTTAAAGGATCGACGTGAAAATGAGTCATTTAACATCGGTTGGAAAAAAGGATGCGAAaggttttttttatttttcaaaaaatatatttagacaacggttttttaaaACTCTGATGTAAAACCATGTCTTTAACATCGGTTTGAAAATAATCGATGTAAAACTTATTTTTTACATTGGTTATTTTTTCGACTGATGTTAAAATGGTGATGTCTATTGACCCTTTTCTAGTAGTGAAGAAAGTGTTTCACAGCAGCAAAGTTCAGTCATCCTCACGACCGGAGCCTTCAGAACTGCCTTCATCTTCACCATCTTCCCCTTCAGACTTGCCTTCATCTTCGCTTTCAGACCTTCCTCCTTCCGGACTGTCAGCCTCAACATTAGCCTCAACATCGCCTTCATCTTCAGATATGTCTGTCACATCATCCTCCTCATCAGAAAAGTCCATGACCTGTAAGCATTTATTTTAGTATATTTCTGTGACGAAATCTAGCTATCCGGCTTAAATCAGGATCTGACGTAACCGAGCTATCTCATCTAGACAGATATATAATCAGACAGATATATTCAAGAGACAAATATTCTagcactacaccatatatgggaTATTGCAAGCCCAATATGTATTAGTGTTGCATGAAGTGTTGCTAAAAACATAAAACTTGGTAATCTATTGCAATACTTTTAAAACCGttacataaaatataaaaatattggaAGTAAAATGAGAGTTTTGAAATTTTCAATACAATTGCAATACTATTACAAAGTGTTACAATAAATGAAACACTTTTTATTCTTTTTCACTAAAATTATAGGCGAGAACTTTTTTTTCATTGGGCGGGATGTTTATACGCCAAAATTTTTCAGACAAAATATTTCTAACACCTAAGCtcctctctctctcatctctctcactctctctcatctctctccctctctctcccgaCCACTCTCTCCCGAAGCTCCTTTCTCCCCCCTCATGACTCTCCTTtcctctctctttctctctgtCCCCCACTCTCTCATCTCCAATTAAGCCGAAGCCAAAAACCCCAAACCTAATTGAGCAAGATTTGTGCAAAAATTGAATTGAAGATTCAATTAGAGGTATTTTACTCATCTTTTTATGCTTATacttgtatatatatgtatgcatgtgaataaCTTTACCTGAAAGACAGTGTATGTGAAATATGTTAGATTTTTGTATTAATTAGTTGAATATatgtgttaattttattatgataTATAACCCGCCTGTTAAATTGTTCTTATATTTGTGATTTATTCTTGTAATTTAGTAGATATTTGGTAATTTATGATTTTGTTGGACTGTTTGTGATATAATTTGTTTGTTGTTTTAAATGGATTTGtttgtgttaatctctattgagcTTGATGTTGTAATGTTGTCATTAATTAAGGTTTAAAACTTGAGGCTGTTAATTAAGGTTTAAAGTTTTAATTTTAAGTACGATAAGAGCATGTTAATGTTGTAATATATGTGCTCTATCTCTATTGTCTCTCTGTCTTTGTTAGTATTTGATATACTTTGTTTTTTTGTCCAATTTATTTATGTAGAAAATGGATGTTGAAGGAGAGAACTGGATATTTCTTCCTAAGTACAGTGATAAATATAGGAAGGGGGTGGAAGATTTTGTTAAGATAGCATTTTCTAAATATGCCGTAGGAAAGGAGTTAACGTGTCCTTGTAAAACCTGTAGTAATCGTTTCTGGAGTGATGCCAAGGGTATACGTGAGCATCTCGTATGTAATGGTCCTTGTCCCCATTATCTTGAATGGATACGAGGTCTCAACCCTTAGGATAGAAAACATGATCGGCGACATGGATGAGATGGATACTGATATAGGTATGGGTTTAGGCGATGAGTTCGAGGCGATGATGCAAAATGTATATGGAACTGGTAATGATACTGGTGAACACGGAGTTAGAAAGGGAATGAATGTTGATGCGAGGAAATTTTATAGGCTTGTTAACGAGGGTAGGCAACCTTTATATCCCGAGTCTAAAATTTTTACTCGTTTAAGTTTCATAGTTAGGCTTTACCAACTAAAGTGCATTCATGGATTTAGCGAGGCGACATTTAGCGATTTTGCTTGACTTAATAAAGGAGGCTTTTCCCAATGTTAACGTGCCGTCATCTTTCAATTCAGCCAAGGTTATAATTAAAGACTTGGGTCTTGATTACCAAAAAATACATGCATGTCCAAATGACTGCATGCTATTTTGGGCTGAAAATGAGGGGCTGGATATTTGCAAAAAGTGTAAAACATCTAGGTGGAAAGTAGTTGAAGATAAAAATGGGCCTAATATGAATATATCTAAGTCGAAGGAACATAAAGTCCTAGCAAAAGTGTTGAGGTATTTTCCTTTGAAGTCAAGGCTGCAAAGAATGTTCCTGAGCTCTGATTATTCTAACTCAATGACATGGCATGCGTTAGCACAAAAAAAGGATGGCAAGTTGAGGCATCCGGCTGACGGCAAGGGCTGGAAGTCGCTAGATACCAAATATCCAGAATTCGGGGCAGAAATGCGAAATGTTAGGTTAGGATTAGCTGCCGACGGATTTAATCCATATCGGTCAATGAATATTTCTCATAGCACCTGGCCAGTTGTGCTAGTAAATTACAACCTTCCCCCTTGGTTAATCATGAAACCTGAAAATTTAATTCTTTCAACCTTAATTCCTGGCCCTATTTATCCTGGCAACGAGATTGATGTTTATATGCAGCCGTTAATCAAAGAATTGAAAGAATTATGGGAGGTTGGGATAGAAACTTATGATGCAAGGGTAGACAACACATTTAGGCTGCACACAGGCCTCTTATGGACGATAAGTGACTTTCCGGGATATGCAGTCTTATCGGGTTGGAGCACGAAAGGTAAACTGGCATGCCCTTCATGCCACTACGAGACCTCGTCAACATATTTAAAACATAGCATGAAGGTGGTATATTTAAACCACATAAAATTTCTTCCTCCCGACCACAAGTGGAGGTCTGATAAGCGGAGATTCAATGGGGATATAGAATTGCTAGGAAGTCCTGAACTGTTAACAGGAACAGAGGTTGAGCATCTTTTGTGTGGCTATGAAAATGACTTCGGGAAGC
This window contains:
- the LOC141673568 gene encoding uncharacterized protein LOC141673568, coding for MDEMDTDIGMGLGDEFEAMMQNVYGTGNDTGEHGVRKGMNVDARKFYRLVNEARRHLAILLDLIKEAFPNVNVPSSFNSAKVIIKDLGLDYQKIHACPNDCMLFWAENEGLDICKKCKTSRWKVVEDKNGPNMNISKSKEHKVLAKVLRYFPLKSRLQRMFLSSDYSNSMTWHALAQKKDGKLRHPADGKGWKSLDTKYPEFGAEMRNVRLGLAADGFNPYRSMNISHSTWPVVLVNYNLPPWLIMKPENLILSTLIPGPIYPGNEIDVYMQPLIKELKELWEVGIETYDARVDNTFRLHTGLLWTISDFPGYAVLSGWSTKGKLACPSCHYETSSTYLKHSMKVVYLNHIKFLPPDHKWRSDKRRFNGDIELLGSPELLTGTEVEHLLCGYENDFGKQHKKHRGSSSDFPWKKKSIFFELSYWSSNMVRHNLDVMYIEKNICDKILGTLLNIGGRTKDHLSARQDLEEMGIMKDLHPVRCDDNKHVKLG